Within the Enterobacter bugandensis genome, the region CCGCTGGGAATGATCTGCAGCATTATTATTTTGCTGGTGTGGTCCCGCACCCATCGTGAGCTTAATTCGCCGGGGCGCTTACTGCACCGGGCGCTGAACAAGCGCCAGCTTTGTGTGCACTATCAGCCGATTATTGATATCAAGAACAACCAGTGTGTGGGGGCAGAGGCGCTGTTGCGCTGGCCTGGTTTCAATGGGCAGGTAATGAGCCCGGCTGAGTTTATTCCGCTTGCGGAAAAAGAGGGAATGAGCGAGCGGATCACGGATTATGTCGTTGAGGAGGTATTCAGCGATCTGGGCCATTTCCTGGCGGCGCATCCGCATCTCTATATTTCGATCAACCTGTCGGCCACGGACTTCCACTCCTCGCGGCTGATCGCCATGATTTCTGACAAGGCCCGGCACTACGCCGTACGCGCCCAGCAAATTAAAATCGAAGTGACGGAACGCGGCTTTATCGATGTGCCAAAAACCACGCCGGTGATTCAGGCCTTCCGTCAGGCGGGCTATGAAGTGGCGATCGATGATTTCGGGACCGGTTATTCCAACCTGCACAACCTCTACTCGTTGAACGTGGATATTCTGAAAATCGATAAATCGTTTATCGACACCTTAACCACCAACAGCACCAGCCACCTGATCGCCGAGCATATTATCGAGATGGCGCAAAGCCTGCGGCTTAAAACCATTGCGGAAGGGGTTGAGACGGCTGAGCAGGTGAGCTGGCTGTTGAAGCGCGGCGTTGAGTTCTGTCAGGGATGGCACTTCGCGAAAGCGATGCCGCCCCAGGAGTTTATGACCTGGCAGCAGCAACCTTTGCACTGATATGCATTAATTCAACTGGTGGCGATAATCGCTCGGCGTACGGTCAAACTCGCGGCGAAACACGCGGGAAAAGGTTTGTTGCGAGACATAGCCAAGATCCATCGCGATATCAAAAATCGGCCGCTGCGTTGAGCGTAACGCCTGCGCCGCCAGCAGGAGCCTGCGCTGACGAATGTACTCCCCCAGCGTCTGGTGCATGACCGTGCGGAACATTCTCTGTAAATACCATTTCGAATAGCCCGATTTTTTTGCGACCACATCAATGTTCAACGGTTGGTCGATATGATCGTCAATCCATTCAATAAGTGTCTGAATAATTTGCTGATGCGACATAAGGTTGCCCCTCTGTAGATACAACTTTCTCGGTTGATTCGTCGTTTTCTCTGCGGGGGAGTATAATTCCTCAAGTTAACTTGAGGTAAAGAGGTTTTATGGAAAAGAGATTGCCGCGCATTAAAGCGCTTTTAACCCCCGGCGAAGTGGCAAAGCGAAGCGGCGTTGCGGTATCGGCGCTCCACTTCTATGAAAGCAAAGGGTTAATTAAAAGCATCCGTAACGGCGGAAACCAGCGCCGCTACACCCGTGACGTGCTCCGCTACGTGGCGATTATCAAAATTGCGCAACGCATCGGCATTCCCCTGGCGACGATCGGTGAGGCATTCGGCGTGTTGCCGGAAGGGCACACGCTTAGCCCGAAAGAGTGGAAAGAGCTTTCGTCCCAGTGGCGTGAAGAGCTGGACAGGCGTATCCACACGCTGGTGGCGCTGCGTGACGAGCTGGACGGC harbors:
- a CDS encoding EAL domain-containing protein — translated: MNRSARRKMLRVVGIIMVVMLPVMLALWFAQLRAESETSAQLRTFAELALDKTELVIQQVELARGEAEKYQGERCTPEHRQYMLNVVRGRLFVADLIYAEGQNFLCSTVFTPDQPYVIPVANYTRKPDVAIYYFRDTPFYTGYKMTYMQRGNYVVVVNPLSYSEVMSTDHSLAWGVYDTVTNAFFSVSQKANATLLNSMIRDKESVFQKDNRFYTVVKSTNRPIAAIVSTSDKRFYETLYHQATLTLPLGMICSIIILLVWSRTHRELNSPGRLLHRALNKRQLCVHYQPIIDIKNNQCVGAEALLRWPGFNGQVMSPAEFIPLAEKEGMSERITDYVVEEVFSDLGHFLAAHPHLYISINLSATDFHSSRLIAMISDKARHYAVRAQQIKIEVTERGFIDVPKTTPVIQAFRQAGYEVAIDDFGTGYSNLHNLYSLNVDILKIDKSFIDTLTTNSTSHLIAEHIIEMAQSLRLKTIAEGVETAEQVSWLLKRGVEFCQGWHFAKAMPPQEFMTWQQQPLH
- the soxR gene encoding redox-sensitive transcriptional activator SoxR, whose product is MEKRLPRIKALLTPGEVAKRSGVAVSALHFYESKGLIKSIRNGGNQRRYTRDVLRYVAIIKIAQRIGIPLATIGEAFGVLPEGHTLSPKEWKELSSQWREELDRRIHTLVALRDELDGCIGCGCLSRSDCPLRNPGDRLGEQGTGARLLEED
- the soxS gene encoding superoxide response transcriptional regulator SoxS; the encoded protein is MSHQQIIQTLIEWIDDHIDQPLNIDVVAKKSGYSKWYLQRMFRTVMHQTLGEYIRQRRLLLAAQALRSTQRPIFDIAMDLGYVSQQTFSRVFRREFDRTPSDYRHQLN